One window from the genome of Thermus sediminis encodes:
- the hpaE gene encoding 5-carboxymethyl-2-hydroxymuconate semialdehyde dehydrogenase, translated as MRYADQVAGIPWEKIEEVRKKLGERPALHFVAGEFLPSESGETFPSLDPATNEVLGEAARGQAGEVDRAARAALEAFPRWSRTRAKERKRYLQRIAELMEEHADELAVMECLDAGQVLRIVRAQVARAAENFAFYAEYAEHAMEDRTYPVDRDWLYYTLRVPAGPVGIITPWNAPLMLSTWRIAPALAFGNTVVLKPAEWSPFTATKLAEILQEADLPPGVFNLVQGLGEEAGAALVAHPSVPLITLTGETETGKVVMRNAASHLKRLSLELGGKSPALVFADADLERALDAVVFQIYSFNGERCTASSRLLVEEPIFEEFVARVAERAQAIRVGHPLDPEAEVGPLIHPEHLHRVLGYIEAGKEEGARLLVGGERALTSFRGEDLSRGNYLLPTLFVGENHMRIAQEEIFGPVLVAIPFKDEEDALRKANDTRYGLAAYIFTRDLERGHRLALELQAGMVYLNSHNVRHLPTPFGGVKGSGDRREGGYYALDFYTDLKSVGLPLRPPHVPKFGQGG; from the coding sequence ATGAGGTACGCGGACCAGGTGGCGGGGATTCCCTGGGAGAAGATAGAGGAAGTCCGGAAAAAACTGGGGGAGCGGCCCGCCCTCCACTTCGTCGCCGGGGAGTTCCTCCCCTCGGAGAGCGGGGAGACCTTCCCCTCCCTGGACCCGGCCACGAACGAGGTCCTGGGAGAGGCGGCGAGGGGCCAGGCGGGGGAGGTGGACCGGGCGGCCCGGGCGGCCCTCGAGGCCTTCCCCCGCTGGAGCCGCACCCGGGCCAAGGAGAGGAAGCGCTACCTCCAGAGGATCGCCGAGCTCATGGAGGAGCACGCCGACGAGCTTGCGGTCATGGAGTGCCTGGATGCGGGGCAGGTCCTAAGGATCGTCCGGGCCCAGGTGGCCCGGGCGGCGGAGAACTTCGCCTTCTACGCCGAGTACGCCGAGCACGCCATGGAGGACCGCACCTACCCCGTGGACCGGGACTGGCTCTACTACACCCTCCGGGTTCCCGCGGGCCCCGTGGGCATCATCACCCCTTGGAACGCCCCCCTCATGCTCTCCACCTGGCGCATCGCCCCCGCCTTGGCCTTCGGGAACACCGTGGTCCTGAAGCCCGCGGAGTGGAGCCCCTTCACCGCCACGAAGCTTGCGGAGATCCTCCAGGAGGCGGACCTGCCCCCCGGGGTCTTCAACCTGGTCCAGGGCCTGGGCGAGGAGGCGGGGGCCGCTCTGGTGGCCCACCCCTCCGTGCCCCTCATCACCCTCACCGGGGAGACGGAGACGGGAAAGGTCGTCATGCGCAACGCCGCCAGCCACCTGAAGCGGCTTTCCCTGGAACTGGGTGGCAAAAGCCCCGCCTTGGTCTTCGCCGACGCCGATCTGGAGAGGGCCCTGGACGCCGTGGTCTTCCAGATCTACTCCTTCAACGGGGAAAGGTGCACGGCGAGCTCCAGGCTTCTGGTGGAGGAGCCCATCTTTGAGGAGTTCGTGGCCCGGGTGGCGGAGAGGGCCCAGGCCATCCGGGTGGGCCACCCCCTGGACCCGGAGGCCGAGGTGGGGCCCCTGATCCACCCCGAGCACCTCCATCGGGTCCTGGGCTACATAGAGGCGGGGAAGGAGGAAGGGGCGAGGCTCTTGGTGGGCGGGGAGCGGGCCCTCACCTCCTTTAGGGGGGAGGACCTCTCCCGGGGGAACTACCTCCTGCCCACCCTCTTCGTGGGGGAGAACCACATGAGGATCGCCCAGGAGGAGATCTTTGGCCCCGTCCTGGTGGCCATCCCCTTCAAGGACGAGGAGGATGCCCTCAGGAAGGCCAACGACACCCGCTATGGCCTCGCCGCCTACATCTTCACCCGGGACCTGGAGCGGGGCCACCGCCTGGCCCTGGAGCTTCAGGCGGGGATGGTCTACCTCAACAGCCACAACGTGCGCCACCTCCCCACCCCCTTCGGCGGGGTGAAGGGGAGCGGGGACCGGCGGGAAGGAGGGTACTACGCCCTGGACTTCTACACGGACCTGAAGAGCGTGGGCCTCCCCTTGAGGCCCCCCCACGTGCCCAAGTTCGGCCAAGGAGGTTAG
- the nadB gene encoding L-aspartate oxidase, protein MEHLETDLLILGAGVAGVYGALAAEARGARVLLLSKDSLPSGATPWAQGGVAFPLDEADLEAHLQDTLRAGRGLVEEKVARSILEEAPRHLERLLSMGLPFHAEPTREGGHSRPRVRHLGGDRSGLLLLKGLLARLRSPVLEGYQAVSLLLSGGRVAGAWVLSPKGPLLVRSGAVLLATGGLGRLFPVTTNPRGATGDGMALAWRAGATLRDLEFVQFHPTALPDGSLISEACRGEGAVLLNARGERFMPRYDPQGELAPRDVVARAVHRERERTGGVYLDLRPIPNLRERFPTVAASALALGLDPFREPLPVAPAAHYAMGGVKTDLLGFTGVPGLYAAGEVASTGFHGANRLASNSLLEGLVMGERAALAALEDLSTPPRLSPQWGPLKGLPKGAEPLPALSLDPGLLPSLREAMGQEAGVVRRGEGLGRALALAEELPLEERPPKEVGREEVEAGSLLLLARFLLQMALLRRESRGAHFREDFPGEGEEAYHLEAQGQEVRRVPRLG, encoded by the coding sequence ATGGAGCACCTGGAGACCGACCTCCTCATCCTGGGAGCGGGGGTGGCCGGGGTTTACGGGGCCCTGGCGGCGGAGGCCAGAGGAGCCCGGGTTCTCCTCCTCAGCAAGGACTCCCTGCCCTCGGGCGCTACCCCCTGGGCCCAGGGCGGGGTGGCCTTCCCTCTGGACGAGGCCGACCTCGAGGCCCACCTCCAGGACACCCTCCGGGCGGGGCGGGGCCTGGTGGAAGAGAAGGTGGCCCGCTCCATCCTGGAGGAGGCCCCCCGCCACCTGGAGCGCCTCCTTTCCATGGGCCTTCCCTTCCATGCCGAGCCCACCCGGGAAGGGGGGCATAGCCGCCCCCGGGTCCGCCACCTGGGCGGGGACCGCTCGGGCCTCCTCCTCCTAAAGGGCCTCCTCGCCCGCCTGCGAAGCCCGGTTCTGGAGGGCTATCAGGCGGTGAGCCTCCTCCTTTCCGGGGGACGGGTGGCGGGGGCCTGGGTCCTCTCCCCTAAGGGCCCCCTCCTGGTGCGCTCCGGGGCGGTCCTCCTGGCCACGGGGGGCTTGGGGCGGCTTTTCCCCGTGACCACCAACCCCAGGGGGGCCACGGGGGACGGGATGGCCTTGGCGTGGCGGGCGGGGGCCACCTTAAGGGACCTGGAGTTCGTCCAGTTCCACCCCACGGCCCTGCCCGATGGTTCCCTCATCAGCGAGGCCTGCCGGGGGGAGGGGGCAGTCCTCCTGAACGCCAGAGGGGAGCGCTTCATGCCCCGGTACGACCCCCAAGGGGAGCTTGCCCCCCGGGACGTGGTGGCCCGGGCGGTGCACCGGGAAAGGGAACGGACTGGCGGGGTGTATCTGGACCTGAGGCCCATCCCTAACCTGAGGGAACGCTTCCCCACGGTGGCGGCCTCCGCCCTGGCCCTGGGGCTGGACCCCTTCCGTGAACCCCTCCCTGTGGCCCCCGCCGCCCACTACGCCATGGGTGGGGTTAAGACGGACCTCTTGGGCTTCACCGGGGTGCCGGGGCTCTACGCCGCCGGGGAGGTGGCCTCCACGGGCTTCCACGGGGCCAACCGCCTGGCCTCCAATAGCCTCCTGGAGGGCCTGGTCATGGGGGAGCGGGCCGCGTTGGCGGCCTTGGAGGACCTAAGTACCCCACCGCGGCTTTCGCCGCAGTGGGGGCCCCTAAAAGGCCTTCCCAAAGGGGCCGAGCCCCTTCCCGCCCTTAGCCTGGACCCGGGCCTTCTCCCTTCTCTCAGGGAGGCCATGGGCCAGGAGGCGGGGGTGGTGCGGCGGGGGGAGGGGCTTGGGCGGGCCCTGGCCCTGGCCGAGGAGCTTCCCCTAGAGGAGCGCCCTCCTAAGGAGGTGGGGCGGGAGGAGGTGGAGGCAGGAAGTCTCCTCCTCCTGGCCCGCTTCCTCCTCCAGATGGCCCTCCTCCGGCGGGAAAGCCGGGGGGCCCACTTCCGGGAGGACTTCCCTGGGGAAGGGGAGGAGGCCTATCACCTCGAGGCCCAGGGCCAGGAGGTGCGCCGGGTGCCCCGCCTGGGCTAA
- a CDS encoding PucR family transcriptional regulator produces MYPTNFGENAIGFTHLMRDLGLRVLVPSERPVLYLLPEPKPLLPQEGALLLFRPEGSLFRHRTASGFLLPEPDPEVKAFAEQEGLGLALYPPWLRREELERALTLRLFALGPGMALSGLLDLLLKLPERPLLEVLHQATGLALARVAPWGEVLGFAGPVPPTHPKTPGEGKGYLALEAGEGVLVVYGEEERLRGARGLLEVAARLLRVRALEKSLERMQEESLGEALLLALVLGEAEPERLFAFGFTEGVEWVLALVEPPAVPGRHRLAEERRREATLELRRLSGAYLDRLGVPYLLGVRGNRLVAMWQVHSPKKEAENLLAALPPGSRLGYSAVHAKGEVQEAYREALIALKAARPGEALSFTGLDPVAFVLLQQSPEDLKALVERYLPLPQKLLRTLEAYLDSESLEEAARRLHIHPNTLRYRLRRMEAVLGPLSRPETLARVHLALRARELLLG; encoded by the coding sequence ATGTACCCGACTAACTTTGGCGAAAACGCCATTGGCTTCACCCACCTCATGCGGGACCTGGGCCTCAGGGTCCTGGTTCCCTCGGAAAGGCCCGTCCTCTACCTCCTCCCCGAGCCCAAGCCCCTCCTACCCCAGGAGGGGGCCCTCCTCCTCTTCCGCCCGGAAGGCAGTCTCTTCCGCCACCGCACCGCCTCGGGCTTCCTCCTCCCCGAGCCCGATCCCGAGGTCAAGGCCTTCGCCGAGCAGGAGGGCTTAGGCCTCGCCCTCTACCCCCCCTGGCTCAGGCGGGAGGAGCTGGAAAGGGCCCTTACCCTAAGGCTTTTCGCCCTGGGGCCGGGGATGGCCCTTTCGGGGCTTTTGGACCTCCTCCTCAAGCTCCCGGAAAGGCCCCTTCTAGAGGTCCTCCACCAGGCCACGGGCCTGGCCCTGGCCCGGGTGGCCCCCTGGGGGGAGGTGCTGGGCTTCGCCGGGCCTGTGCCTCCAACACACCCCAAGACCCCTGGGGAGGGTAAGGGGTACCTGGCCCTCGAGGCGGGGGAAGGGGTGCTGGTGGTCTACGGGGAGGAGGAAAGGCTCCGCGGAGCCCGGGGGCTACTGGAGGTAGCGGCCCGCCTCCTAAGGGTCAGGGCCCTGGAGAAGAGCCTGGAGAGGATGCAGGAGGAGTCCTTAGGGGAAGCCCTCCTCCTGGCCCTGGTCCTGGGGGAGGCGGAGCCTGAGCGCCTCTTCGCCTTCGGCTTTACCGAGGGGGTGGAGTGGGTCTTAGCCCTGGTGGAGCCCCCTGCGGTGCCGGGGCGGCACCGCCTAGCGGAGGAGAGGCGGCGGGAGGCCACCCTGGAGCTAAGGCGCCTATCCGGGGCCTACCTGGACCGCCTAGGGGTCCCCTACCTCCTCGGGGTGCGGGGGAACCGCCTGGTGGCCATGTGGCAGGTCCATAGCCCCAAGAAGGAGGCGGAAAACCTCCTCGCTGCCCTTCCCCCGGGAAGCCGCCTGGGCTACTCGGCGGTGCACGCCAAAGGCGAGGTGCAGGAGGCCTACCGGGAGGCCCTGATCGCCCTGAAGGCCGCCAGACCCGGGGAGGCCCTTTCCTTTACCGGGCTGGACCCCGTGGCCTTCGTCCTCCTGCAGCAGTCCCCCGAGGACCTGAAGGCCTTGGTGGAGCGCTACCTGCCCCTGCCCCAGAAGCTCTTAAGGACCCTCGAGGCCTACCTGGACTCGGAAAGCCTGGAGGAGGCGGCCAGAAGGCTCCACATCCACCCCAACACCCTGCGTTACCGCCTGAGGCGCATGGAGGCGGTCCTGGGACCCCTCTCCCGTCCCGAGACCCTGGCCCGGGTGCACCTGGCCCTGAGGGCCCGGGAGCTCCTCCTGGGCTAG
- a CDS encoding fumarylacetoacetate hydrolase family protein, whose protein sequence is MKICRFFHKGRVHQGVYRDGLLLDEAGEAHDPGAVTWLLPFTPGKVLGVALNYADHAEELGLARPEEPALFWKPSTSLLPHQGTVLYPKGAEFVHPEVELAVVVGRPMKRVREKEALDYVLGYTIANDLVARDFVRDTFRPPIRAKGRDTFLPLGPFLVVEEVEDPQDLWLRAYVNGELRQEGHTSRMLFSVSELLAFISEFMTLEPLDVLLTGTPKGVSRVRPGDVMRLEIEGLGALENPIEVEA, encoded by the coding sequence GTGAAGATCTGCCGCTTTTTCCACAAGGGCCGGGTCCACCAGGGGGTCTATCGGGACGGCCTCCTCCTGGACGAGGCGGGGGAGGCCCACGATCCCGGGGCCGTCACCTGGCTCCTCCCCTTCACCCCGGGGAAGGTCCTGGGCGTGGCCCTGAACTACGCCGACCACGCCGAGGAGCTGGGCCTCGCCCGCCCCGAGGAGCCCGCCCTCTTCTGGAAGCCCAGTACCAGTCTCCTCCCCCACCAGGGCACCGTCCTCTACCCCAAGGGGGCGGAGTTCGTCCACCCTGAGGTGGAGCTTGCGGTGGTGGTGGGCCGCCCCATGAAGCGGGTGAGGGAGAAGGAGGCCCTGGACTATGTCCTGGGCTACACCATCGCCAACGACCTGGTGGCCCGGGACTTTGTGAGGGACACCTTCCGCCCCCCCATAAGGGCCAAGGGCCGGGACACCTTCCTACCCCTAGGGCCCTTTTTGGTGGTGGAGGAGGTGGAAGACCCCCAGGACCTGTGGCTTCGGGCCTACGTGAATGGGGAACTGCGCCAGGAGGGGCACACCTCGAGGATGCTCTTTAGCGTCTCAGAGCTCCTCGCCTTCATCTCGGAGTTCATGACCCTAGAGCCTTTGGACGTCCTCCTCACCGGCACCCCCAAGGGGGTGAGCCGGGTCCGGCCGGGGGACGTGATGCGCCTGGAGATCGAGGGCCTGGGAGCCCTGGAAAACCCCATAGAGGTGGAGGCATGA
- a CDS encoding thiolase family protein has protein sequence MPEAWIVEAVRTPIGKHGGALSSVRPDDLLAHALAALMERSGVPKEEVEDVYAGCANQAGEDNRNVARMALLLAGFPVEVAGCTVNRLCGSGLEAIAQAARAIWAGEGQVYVGSGVESMSRAPYALPKPERGFPTGNLVMYDTTLGWRFINPRMQALYGTESMGETAENLAEMYGISREAQDRFALLSHRKAVRAWEEGRFLDEVVPVPVKRGKEEARVEVDEGPRRDTSLERLAALRPVFREGGTVTAGNSSPLNDGAAAVLLVSDAYAKAHGLRPMARIRSMAVAGVPPRIMGIGPVPATQKALARAGLSLKDLGLIELNEAFAAQALAVLREWGLDPEDPRLNPNGGAIALGHPLGTSGARILTTLVHEMRRRGVQFGLAAMCIGVGQGIALVVEGL, from the coding sequence ATGCCCGAAGCCTGGATCGTGGAAGCGGTGAGAACCCCCATCGGCAAGCACGGCGGGGCCCTCTCCTCCGTGCGCCCCGACGACCTCCTGGCCCACGCCCTTGCGGCCCTCATGGAGCGCTCCGGGGTCCCCAAGGAGGAGGTGGAGGACGTCTACGCCGGCTGCGCCAACCAGGCGGGGGAGGACAACCGCAACGTGGCCCGCATGGCCCTCCTCCTGGCAGGCTTCCCCGTGGAGGTGGCGGGGTGCACGGTGAACCGGCTTTGCGGCTCGGGGTTAGAGGCCATCGCCCAGGCGGCCCGGGCCATCTGGGCCGGGGAGGGGCAGGTCTACGTGGGGAGCGGGGTGGAGTCCATGTCCCGGGCCCCCTACGCCCTCCCCAAGCCGGAGCGGGGCTTCCCCACGGGGAACCTGGTCATGTACGACACCACCCTGGGCTGGCGCTTCATTAACCCCCGGATGCAAGCCCTCTACGGCACGGAGAGCATGGGGGAGACGGCGGAGAACCTGGCGGAGATGTACGGGATCTCCAGGGAGGCGCAGGACCGCTTCGCCCTCCTCTCCCACCGGAAGGCGGTGCGGGCCTGGGAGGAAGGGCGCTTCTTGGACGAGGTGGTCCCCGTGCCCGTGAAGCGGGGCAAGGAGGAGGCCCGGGTGGAGGTGGACGAAGGGCCCAGGCGGGACACCTCCTTGGAAAGGCTCGCCGCCCTAAGGCCGGTGTTCCGGGAGGGGGGGACGGTGACCGCGGGGAACAGCAGCCCCCTCAACGACGGGGCGGCGGCGGTGCTCCTGGTCTCCGACGCCTACGCCAAGGCCCACGGCCTCAGGCCCATGGCCCGGATCCGGAGCATGGCCGTGGCCGGGGTGCCCCCCCGGATCATGGGCATCGGCCCGGTGCCCGCCACCCAGAAGGCCCTAGCAAGGGCGGGGCTAAGCCTAAAGGACCTCGGCCTCATCGAGCTCAACGAGGCCTTCGCCGCACAGGCTCTCGCCGTCCTCCGGGAGTGGGGCCTGGACCCGGAGGATCCCCGCCTAAACCCCAACGGCGGGGCCATCGCCCTGGGCCACCCCCTGGGGACCTCGGGGGCCCGGATCCTCACCACCCTGGTCCACGAGATGCGGCGAAGAGGGGTCCAGTTCGGCCTGGCCGCCATGTGCATCGGGGTGGGGCAGGGGATCGCCCTGGTGGTGGAGGGGCTTTAG
- the hpaI gene encoding 2,4-dihydroxyhept-2-ene-1,7-dioic acid aldolase, with protein sequence MFRGSIPPLITPFRRGQVDEGALRRLVERVIQGGSHGISVGGTTGEPGTQTLEERKRVIRIAVEEAAGRVPVLAGTGSLRLEETLELTRYAKEVGADGAMVIVPYYVKPNQEGLYRYFAEVARAVPDFPLVLYNIPGRSGVEIAPKTVARLRRDFSQIVGLKHSSKDLEYVSHLLMEAGRDFSVFCGLESLTLPMMALGAVGTIAATANWLPKEVALLCERALAGDYGGAREVHFYLLEANEAIFWDTNPIPLKTVLSWMGLCEKEWRLPLAPTTPEVEERLRRMAERYGLLGGEA encoded by the coding sequence ATGTTCCGCGGGTCCATCCCACCCCTCATCACCCCTTTCCGACGGGGCCAGGTTGACGAAGGGGCCCTGAGGCGGCTTGTGGAGCGGGTCATCCAGGGGGGCTCCCATGGGATCAGCGTGGGGGGCACCACCGGGGAGCCCGGTACCCAGACCCTGGAGGAGAGGAAGCGGGTGATCCGCATCGCCGTGGAGGAGGCGGCGGGCCGGGTTCCCGTCCTGGCGGGCACGGGGTCCTTGCGCCTGGAGGAGACCTTGGAGCTCACCCGCTACGCCAAGGAGGTGGGGGCAGACGGGGCCATGGTCATCGTCCCCTACTACGTGAAGCCCAACCAGGAGGGGCTTTACCGTTACTTCGCCGAGGTGGCCCGGGCGGTCCCCGATTTCCCCCTCGTCCTCTACAACATCCCAGGCCGCAGCGGGGTGGAGATCGCCCCCAAGACCGTGGCCCGCCTCCGGCGGGACTTCTCCCAGATCGTGGGCCTCAAGCACTCCTCCAAGGACCTGGAGTACGTCTCCCACCTCCTCATGGAGGCGGGGAGGGACTTTTCCGTGTTCTGCGGCCTGGAGAGCCTCACCTTGCCCATGATGGCCCTTGGGGCGGTGGGTACCATCGCCGCCACGGCCAACTGGCTTCCCAAGGAGGTGGCCCTCCTCTGCGAGAGGGCCCTCGCCGGGGACTACGGGGGGGCGAGGGAGGTGCACTTTTACCTCCTCGAGGCCAACGAGGCCATCTTCTGGGACACGAACCCCATCCCCCTCAAAACCGTCCTCTCCTGGATGGGCCTTTGCGAGAAGGAGTGGCGCCTGCCCCTTGCCCCCACCACCCCCGAGGTGGAGGAGAGGCTAAGGCGCATGGCGGAGCGCTACGGCCTCCTAGGGGGTGAGGCGTGA